The Pirellulales bacterium genome contains a region encoding:
- a CDS encoding histidine triad nucleotide-binding protein: MSGKTIFKKIIDREIPARIVYEDDQCLAFHDVNPQSPTHILVIPKQEIPSLADASDGDEQLLGHLLTAVRKIAVEQKLTNGYRVVINCGVDGGQTVDHLHLHLLGGRGHGWPPG, translated from the coding sequence ATGTCCGGCAAAACGATCTTCAAGAAGATCATCGACCGCGAGATCCCGGCCCGCATCGTCTACGAGGACGATCAGTGCCTGGCCTTTCACGACGTCAACCCACAGTCGCCCACGCACATCCTGGTGATTCCCAAGCAGGAGATCCCTTCGTTGGCCGATGCGTCGGACGGCGATGAGCAACTCTTGGGGCACTTGCTCACCGCGGTGCGCAAGATTGCCGTCGAGCAAAAGCTGACCAACGGCTACCGCGTCGTGATCAACTGCGGAGTCGATGGTGGGCAGACGGTCGACCATCTGCACTTGCATCTCCTGGGAGGCCGCGGGCACGGC